One stretch of Streptomyces sp. A2-16 DNA includes these proteins:
- a CDS encoding MFS transporter, producing the protein MSRATLLPGDPPGGRRAMAVWGIGVSVYFVAVIFRTSLGVAGLDAADRFHVNASALSTFSILQLLVYAGMQIPVGLLVDRLGTKKVLTIGVVLFTAGQLGFAFSPSYGTALASRALLGCGDAMTFISVLRLGTRWFPARRGPLVAQLAGLAGMAGNLVSTLVLARLLHGIGWTPAFAGSSLAGVVVLVLLLLFLKDHPEGHEPEPFPHRGAAYVRRQIAASWREPGTRLGLWVHFTTQFPAMVFLLLWGLPFLVEAQGLSRAVAGELLTLVVLSNMVVGLVYGQIVARHHEARLPLALGTVGATALLWAGTLAYPGERAPMWLLIVLCVVLGSCGPASMLGFDFARPANPPERQGTASGITNMGGFVASMTTLFAVGVLLDATDGDYTVAFSSVFVLQALGVSQILRLRRRAARRERERLVASRVETVHVPA; encoded by the coding sequence ATGAGCCGCGCCACGCTTCTTCCCGGAGACCCTCCGGGCGGCCGCCGCGCGATGGCCGTGTGGGGCATCGGCGTCTCCGTCTACTTCGTCGCGGTCATCTTCCGTACGTCCCTCGGGGTCGCGGGCCTCGATGCGGCCGACCGCTTCCATGTGAACGCCTCGGCCCTGTCGACCTTCTCGATCCTCCAGCTCCTCGTCTACGCCGGCATGCAGATACCCGTCGGCCTGCTCGTCGACCGGCTCGGCACCAAGAAGGTGCTGACGATCGGCGTGGTGCTCTTCACGGCCGGACAGCTCGGCTTCGCGTTCTCCCCCTCCTACGGAACGGCCCTCGCCTCGCGCGCCCTGCTCGGCTGCGGTGACGCGATGACCTTCATCAGCGTGCTGCGGCTCGGCACCCGCTGGTTCCCGGCCCGGCGCGGCCCCCTGGTCGCGCAGCTCGCCGGGCTCGCCGGCATGGCGGGCAACCTGGTCTCCACGCTGGTCCTGGCCCGGCTGCTGCACGGCATCGGCTGGACGCCCGCGTTCGCGGGCAGTTCGCTGGCCGGTGTGGTGGTGCTGGTCCTGCTGCTGCTCTTCCTCAAGGACCACCCCGAGGGGCACGAGCCGGAGCCGTTCCCGCACCGGGGGGCGGCCTACGTACGGCGGCAGATCGCCGCGTCCTGGCGGGAGCCCGGCACCCGGCTGGGCCTGTGGGTGCACTTCACGACGCAGTTCCCGGCGATGGTGTTCCTGCTGCTGTGGGGCCTGCCGTTCCTCGTCGAGGCACAGGGACTGTCCCGGGCGGTGGCGGGCGAACTGCTCACTCTCGTCGTGCTGTCCAACATGGTCGTCGGTCTGGTCTACGGCCAGATCGTGGCCCGGCACCACGAGGCGCGGCTGCCGCTCGCGCTCGGCACCGTGGGGGCGACGGCGCTGCTGTGGGCGGGCACGCTCGCCTACCCCGGCGAACGGGCCCCGATGTGGCTGCTGATCGTGCTGTGCGTGGTCCTCGGCTCGTGCGGTCCGGCGTCGATGCTCGGCTTCGACTTCGCGCGCCCGGCGAACCCGCCGGAGCGGCAGGGGACCGCGTCCGGCATCACCAACATGGGCGGGTTCGTCGCCTCGATGACCACCCTGTTCGCCGTCGGTGTCCTCCTGGACGCGACCGACGGCGACTACACCGTCGCCTTCTCCTCCGTCTTCGTGCTCCAGGCGCTCGGCGTCAGCCAGATCCTGCGGCTGCGCAGGCGCGCGGCGCGCAGGGAGCGGGAGCGGCTGGTGGCGAGCCGGGTGGAGACGGTGCACGTCCCCGCCTGA